Proteins encoded together in one Chryseobacterium sp. G0201 window:
- a CDS encoding phospho-sugar mutase, translating into MTTLEKAKLWLSDTFDKETRDAVQSLIDSNSPDLEDSFYRELEFGTGGMRGIMGVGTNRLNKYTLGQATQGLANYMLAQFPNEEIKVAIAYDVRHNSKEFGKLVADVLTANGIKVLLFKDHRPTPELSFTVRDKKCNGGIVLTASHNPPEYNGYKVYWNDGAQIVPPHDEAIINEVYSVKFDEIKFEGNDDLIEWIGPEQDDVYIDACIENSTYQNVGKKNLNIVFTSIHGTTYTTVPKALEKAGFKKIDLVKEQMIPSGNFTTVESPNPEEPAALEMAMDLAKITNADIVIGTDPDGDRLGIAVRNLDGEMQLLNGNQTNTILTYYILNEWRKLDKITGSEFIGSTIVTSDIFFDIAQKFGVQCKSGLTGFKWIGKMIREAEGKEKFICGGEESFGFMTGDFVRDKDSCGSILVACEIAAWCKANGRTMYQYLIEIYQEVGMYYEGLVNLVRKGRDGAEEIQNMMKNFRENPPKQLAGSLVEEVKDFKEQTNFVVSKNEKLVMNEIPKSNVLIYYTQDGTKVCVRPSGTEPKIKFYISVKDSINSEADFKKKLETLEEKIQEVKKDLDLN; encoded by the coding sequence ATGACAACATTAGAAAAAGCAAAACTTTGGTTAAGTGACACATTCGATAAAGAAACGAGAGACGCTGTTCAATCATTAATTGACAGTAATTCGCCTGATTTGGAAGACTCTTTTTACAGAGAATTAGAGTTCGGAACAGGAGGGATGCGTGGAATTATGGGTGTTGGAACCAATCGTTTAAATAAATACACGTTAGGTCAAGCAACACAGGGACTTGCGAATTATATGTTAGCGCAATTTCCTAACGAAGAAATTAAGGTTGCGATCGCTTATGACGTGCGTCACAATTCTAAAGAATTTGGGAAATTAGTGGCTGATGTTTTAACGGCAAACGGAATAAAAGTGCTTCTTTTTAAAGATCACAGACCGACTCCGGAATTGTCTTTCACGGTTCGTGACAAGAAATGTAACGGAGGAATTGTATTAACAGCTTCTCACAATCCGCCGGAATATAATGGTTATAAAGTATATTGGAATGATGGAGCGCAAATCGTTCCGCCACATGACGAAGCGATCATTAATGAAGTATATTCTGTAAAATTTGATGAAATTAAATTCGAAGGAAACGATGATTTAATTGAATGGATTGGACCAGAACAAGACGATGTTTACATTGATGCTTGTATCGAAAACTCTACGTATCAGAACGTTGGAAAAAAAAATTTAAATATTGTTTTCACTTCCATCCACGGAACGACGTATACAACGGTTCCTAAAGCTTTAGAAAAAGCAGGTTTCAAAAAGATCGATCTTGTTAAGGAACAGATGATTCCAAGCGGGAATTTTACAACGGTAGAATCTCCAAATCCTGAAGAGCCTGCAGCGTTGGAAATGGCGATGGATTTAGCAAAAATCACTAATGCAGACATCGTTATCGGAACTGATCCGGATGGCGACAGACTAGGAATTGCTGTAAGAAATCTTGATGGAGAAATGCAGTTATTGAATGGTAATCAGACGAATACGATTCTTACTTACTATATTTTAAATGAATGGAGAAAACTAGATAAAATTACAGGTTCAGAATTCATCGGTTCTACGATCGTAACTTCAGATATTTTCTTTGATATTGCTCAAAAATTCGGTGTTCAGTGCAAATCTGGACTTACAGGATTCAAATGGATCGGAAAAATGATCCGTGAAGCAGAAGGAAAGGAAAAATTCATTTGTGGTGGTGAAGAAAGTTTCGGTTTTATGACAGGAGATTTCGTTCGTGATAAAGATTCTTGCGGAAGTATTCTTGTTGCGTGTGAGATCGCTGCATGGTGTAAAGCCAATGGCAGAACGATGTATCAATATTTGATCGAGATCTATCAGGAAGTAGGAATGTATTATGAAGGATTGGTAAATCTTGTAAGAAAAGGGAGAGACGGAGCAGAAGAAATTCAGAATATGATGAAGAACTTCCGTGAAAATCCACCTAAACAATTAGCAGGTTCATTAGTTGAAGAAGTAAAAGATTTCAAAGAGCAGACTAATTTTGTTGTTTCCAAAAATGAAAAATTGGTGATGAACGAAATTCCAAAATCTAACGTATTGATTTATTATACTCAGGACGGAACAAAAGTTTGTGTAAGACCTTCTGGTACAGAGCCTAAGATCAAGTTTTATATTTCAGTAAAAGACAGTATCAATTCTGAAGCAGATTTCAAGAAAAAACTGGAAACTCTGGAAGAAAAAATTCAGGAAGTAAAAAAAGATCTTGATTTAAACTAA
- a CDS encoding glutathione peroxidase encodes MKKIFLLMLSFVAFLQSCTNQKSELSKTKTNELMGKTIYDFKVNALEEGKEINFADFKGKKILIVNTASECGFTPQYADLEKVYEEYKDKLVIVGFPANNFGGQEPGTNTEIGAFCQKNYGVTFPLAAKVSVKGDDTAPIFKYLTEKDLNGVKNTTILWNFTKFLIDENGKLVDSFISTTKPTDQAITKYLK; translated from the coding sequence ATGAAAAAGATTTTCTTACTGATGCTTTCTTTCGTAGCATTTCTACAAAGTTGCACCAACCAAAAAAGTGAATTGTCTAAAACTAAAACTAACGAACTTATGGGAAAAACAATATACGATTTCAAAGTTAATGCTTTGGAAGAAGGTAAAGAAATCAACTTTGCAGACTTCAAAGGAAAGAAAATTCTTATCGTAAATACAGCTTCAGAATGCGGATTTACTCCTCAATATGCTGATCTTGAGAAGGTTTATGAAGAATATAAAGATAAACTTGTCATTGTAGGTTTCCCCGCAAACAATTTTGGAGGACAGGAACCTGGAACGAATACTGAGATCGGTGCTTTCTGCCAGAAAAATTATGGAGTAACATTTCCATTAGCTGCAAAAGTTTCAGTAAAAGGGGATGATACCGCTCCAATATTTAAATATTTAACTGAAAAAGATTTAAACGGAGTAAAAAATACAACGATCCTTTGGAACTTTACAAAGTTTTTAATCGATGAAAACGGTAAATTGGTTGATAGTTTTATTAGTACTACAAAACCTACTGATCAGGCGATTACAAAATATTTGAAATAA
- a CDS encoding DUF4199 domain-containing protein, with protein MTKSPSTIGIILFIATMIVFFIVYYFFSGIHYFDISLKANAFVLPILYTGAAFWSVKILWNKQRLNFRQAFKRAFVPMFIGGILSIVSIYSFLNFVDPEAKKLLNYQYVHTQKSELDKEYTSARKIMKHQKDIDELDQKYKERLQSFTPEAVKGKDMLTASHFSGYFAAILIFYVVLSLFFGAFFRTRTVHEEITNQE; from the coding sequence ATGACTAAAAGTCCATCAACAATAGGAATTATACTTTTTATAGCCACTATGATCGTTTTTTTCATAGTATATTACTTCTTTTCGGGAATACATTATTTTGATATTTCATTGAAAGCCAACGCTTTCGTATTGCCGATTTTATATACAGGAGCTGCGTTTTGGTCTGTAAAGATTTTATGGAATAAGCAGAGATTAAACTTTAGACAAGCTTTTAAAAGAGCATTCGTACCGATGTTTATTGGTGGAATTCTTTCAATTGTTAGTATTTATTCTTTCTTAAATTTTGTAGATCCGGAGGCGAAAAAGCTGTTAAATTATCAATATGTTCACACGCAAAAATCGGAACTGGATAAAGAATATACTTCTGCAAGGAAAATTATGAAACATCAAAAAGATATTGATGAATTAGACCAAAAATATAAAGAAAGACTTCAAAGTTTCACTCCCGAGGCTGTTAAAGGAAAAGATATGCTTACAGCAAGTCATTTTTCAGGATATTTTGCGGCAATTCTTATATTTTACGTAGTTTTGTCTTTATTTTTCGGTGCATTTTTCAGAACGAGAACGGTTCACGAAGAAATAACAAATCAAGAATAA
- a CDS encoding four helix bundle protein has product MSESIVGKKSFEFAIKIVCFYKKFSIEKKEFVMSKQILRSGTSVGANVREALNAQSRMDFIHKLSISQKECDETIYWLELLFATDYISKEEFESLKNPATEILKIIRSIIITTKSKTHNS; this is encoded by the coding sequence ATGAGTGAAAGCATTGTTGGGAAAAAAAGTTTTGAATTTGCAATAAAAATTGTTTGCTTTTACAAGAAGTTTAGTATAGAAAAGAAAGAATTTGTAATGTCTAAGCAAATTTTACGTTCTGGAACATCTGTTGGAGCTAATGTTCGAGAAGCTTTAAACGCTCAAAGTAGAATGGATTTTATTCATAAACTATCCATCTCGCAAAAAGAATGTGATGAGACAATTTATTGGTTAGAGCTTTTATTTGCAACAGATTATATCTCGAAAGAGGAATTTGAAAGCTTAAAAAATCCTGCGACAGAAATTTTAAAAATAATAAGAAGTATAATTATAACGACAAAGAGTAAAACTCATAACTCATAA
- a CDS encoding histidine kinase produces MKKLLLVFVLIYSQLSFAQTAKEIIDKNIELSGGLTNWKLLNSVLLQGKVVLGIKDEYPIKIYQQRPNLTKTVLTINNKETAIEGYDGNKGYAMNYATNKVQEYPSYVPESFDNDFIDWENKGFDAKYLGKEKVGDIYCHKVELTKNVNKNYYYFDTKTYMLLKEIKKDETLSYSDYKKVGNLVMPFRIESSSPKKDGDYVMLINKIDINKVFPANIFKF; encoded by the coding sequence ATGAAGAAATTACTTTTAGTTTTCGTCCTGATTTATTCGCAACTATCTTTTGCACAGACGGCAAAGGAAATCATAGATAAAAACATCGAATTATCCGGAGGGTTAACCAATTGGAAGCTGTTAAATTCAGTATTACTGCAAGGAAAAGTAGTCTTAGGAATTAAAGATGAATATCCCATAAAAATATACCAACAACGTCCGAATCTTACTAAAACGGTACTTACCATTAATAATAAAGAGACGGCCATTGAAGGGTATGACGGAAATAAAGGATATGCAATGAACTATGCAACCAATAAAGTACAGGAATATCCGAGTTATGTGCCTGAAAGTTTTGATAACGACTTCATAGACTGGGAAAACAAAGGTTTTGATGCAAAATATTTAGGTAAAGAAAAAGTAGGAGATATTTATTGTCATAAAGTTGAATTGACGAAAAACGTAAATAAAAATTACTATTATTTCGACACCAAAACCTACATGCTTTTGAAAGAAATAAAGAAAGATGAAACGCTAAGTTATTCTGATTATAAGAAAGTTGGAAATTTGGTAATGCCTTTCAGAATAGAATCTTCAAGTCCTAAAAAAGACGGAGATTATGTAATGCTGATTAATAAAATTGACATCAATAAAGTATTTCCTGCAAATATTTTTAAATTTTAA
- a CDS encoding GIN domain-containing protein, producing MKNIFYAVAVLALVSCGKISPKGKIETKDIDVSEFVNLDLEGKFRVFYARGTKNFVEIETYPNVANNLDVDVKDKTLFIKESRGTKGVDFYNVTIYSKYNLEKVSISDSVEMNISSEIKTDNFRLNLKNNATFMGSVNTRRAEVDMQNTSRANFLGLTKDAVIKISDTASLIAPYWKITNLKIDSKNGNYAEVNVKDSLKGQIQNTAKFVYYNDPIRAFKIDKTTKVENKKLD from the coding sequence ATGAAGAATATATTTTATGCAGTTGCTGTTTTAGCTTTAGTTTCTTGCGGAAAAATATCTCCGAAAGGAAAAATTGAAACTAAAGATATTGATGTTTCAGAATTTGTAAATCTTGATCTTGAAGGGAAATTTCGGGTATTTTATGCCAGAGGTACCAAAAACTTTGTTGAAATAGAAACTTACCCTAATGTTGCCAATAATTTGGATGTTGATGTGAAAGATAAAACACTTTTCATCAAAGAAAGCAGAGGCACAAAAGGTGTTGACTTCTATAATGTAACGATCTATTCAAAATATAATCTTGAGAAAGTTTCGATCTCAGATTCAGTGGAAATGAACATTTCAAGTGAAATTAAGACCGATAATTTTAGGCTTAATTTAAAAAATAATGCTACTTTTATGGGTTCCGTGAATACGAGAAGAGCAGAAGTAGACATGCAGAACACGAGCCGTGCAAATTTTCTTGGACTGACAAAAGATGCTGTCATTAAAATCTCTGATACAGCAAGTTTGATTGCTCCTTACTGGAAAATTACCAACCTGAAGATAGATTCCAAAAACGGGAATTATGCAGAAGTAAATGTAAAAGATTCACTAAAAGGACAAATTCAGAATACTGCAAAATTTGTTTATTATAATGATCCGATTCGTGCTTTTAAAATAGATAAAACGACAAAAGTAGAGAATAAAAAATTAGACTGA
- a CDS encoding bifunctional riboflavin kinase/FAD synthetase produces the protein MKVFKNFSDYSSQKPLALSLGMFDGVHLGHKSIIDELQKVGSENNLETAILTFWPHPRFIFNPNEDLKLLNTLEEKKSLMEKYDIHNLFLKEFDEEFRNLTGEEFVRQILVEKLNVKYLIIGYDHSFGKNKSGNFELLQKMSKELDFEVEQMEAINIHENNISSTKVRNALLAGNIKEANEMLGYSYSVSGTVVHGKKLGRTIGYPTANIATETIKLLPKKGAYIVEVLVKNQQYKGMLSVGTNPTVNGEKLTVEVYILDFEGDIYDENITVKFRDFLHEEIKFDGLEKLVERLDEDKRLTEEFNF, from the coding sequence TTGAAAGTTTTCAAGAATTTTAGTGATTATTCTTCTCAAAAGCCTCTAGCATTGTCTTTAGGTATGTTTGACGGGGTGCATTTGGGGCATAAAAGTATTATTGATGAATTACAAAAAGTAGGTTCAGAGAACAATTTGGAGACTGCTATCCTTACTTTCTGGCCACATCCGCGATTTATTTTTAATCCAAATGAAGATCTTAAGCTTCTGAATACCTTAGAAGAGAAAAAATCTTTGATGGAAAAATATGACATTCATAATTTATTTCTTAAAGAGTTTGATGAAGAATTCAGAAATCTTACGGGAGAAGAATTCGTTCGTCAGATTTTAGTTGAAAAATTAAATGTAAAGTACTTAATTATAGGTTACGATCATTCTTTCGGAAAAAATAAAAGCGGAAACTTTGAATTGCTTCAAAAAATGTCTAAAGAATTAGATTTTGAGGTCGAACAAATGGAAGCTATCAATATTCATGAAAATAATATTAGCTCTACGAAAGTCCGAAATGCGCTTTTAGCGGGTAATATTAAGGAAGCCAACGAAATGTTGGGCTACTCCTACTCTGTTTCCGGAACAGTGGTTCATGGGAAAAAATTAGGCCGAACAATTGGCTATCCAACCGCAAATATTGCAACTGAAACTATCAAACTTTTACCTAAAAAAGGGGCTTATATTGTTGAAGTTTTAGTTAAAAATCAACAATATAAAGGAATGTTAAGCGTTGGAACCAATCCAACTGTAAATGGCGAAAAATTAACTGTAGAAGTTTATATACTTGATTTTGAAGGAGATATTTATGACGAAAATATCACTGTGAAATTCAGAGATTTTCTTCATGAAGAAATTAAATTCGATGGTCTTGAAAAACTAGTTGAAAGACTGGATGAAGATAAAAGATTAACCGAAGAGTTTAATTTTTAA
- a CDS encoding pyridoxal phosphate-dependent aminotransferase, whose product MKVSKLAANLIGSEIVKIGNEVNDLKAKGAEIANLTIGDLNSNIYPIPAKLKEEVQKAYQNNLTNYPPANGLLSLRNEVSKDLKTRWNLDYSANDILITAGSRPLIYAVYKTIVDEGDKVVYPTPSWNNNHYAYLTSADAIEVKTTQENNFLPTADDLRPHLEGAVLVALCSPLNPTGTMFTEEQLSEICELILAENKKRGEDEKPLYLMYDQIYSNLTFGAKHFDPVSLFPEMREYTIYIDGISKCLAATGVRVGWGFGPAHIIDKMKALLTHVGAWAPKPEQEATAKYFENPDDVNTFVDDFKGKLEASLKVLHQGIQDLKGKGLAVESIEPMGALYLTIKLDYIGKTKPDGTVIENSSDLVFYLINEAGVALVPFSAFGEEKSEPWFRASVGGLPIEEISGMMPKLENALNKLK is encoded by the coding sequence GTGAAAGTTTCAAAATTAGCGGCGAACCTGATTGGTTCTGAAATTGTAAAAATTGGTAATGAAGTAAATGATTTAAAGGCAAAAGGAGCGGAAATAGCCAATCTTACCATTGGTGACCTGAACTCTAATATCTACCCGATACCTGCAAAGTTGAAGGAAGAAGTTCAGAAAGCATATCAGAACAATCTGACAAATTATCCGCCGGCAAATGGACTTTTATCTTTAAGAAATGAAGTTTCTAAAGACTTGAAAACGAGATGGAACCTTGATTATTCTGCAAATGATATTTTGATCACGGCAGGTTCAAGACCTTTGATTTATGCGGTTTACAAAACAATCGTTGACGAAGGAGATAAAGTAGTTTACCCAACACCATCTTGGAACAATAATCATTATGCTTACCTTACTTCAGCAGACGCTATTGAAGTAAAAACAACACAGGAAAACAATTTCCTTCCGACTGCAGACGATTTGAGACCACACTTGGAAGGAGCAGTTTTAGTAGCACTTTGTTCGCCATTGAACCCTACAGGAACAATGTTTACAGAAGAACAGCTTTCTGAAATCTGCGAATTAATTTTAGCTGAAAATAAAAAAAGAGGTGAAGACGAAAAGCCGTTGTACTTAATGTATGACCAAATTTATTCTAACCTTACTTTTGGAGCAAAACATTTCGATCCGGTTTCTCTTTTTCCTGAAATGAGAGAATATACGATCTATATCGATGGTATTTCTAAGTGCTTGGCTGCAACTGGAGTTCGTGTTGGTTGGGGATTCGGTCCGGCTCATATTATTGATAAAATGAAGGCTCTTCTGACTCACGTTGGAGCTTGGGCTCCAAAACCGGAGCAGGAAGCTACAGCAAAATATTTCGAAAATCCGGACGATGTAAATACCTTCGTTGATGATTTCAAAGGGAAACTTGAAGCAAGCTTAAAAGTTCTTCACCAAGGAATCCAGGATCTAAAAGGAAAAGGATTGGCCGTTGAAAGTATTGAGCCAATGGGTGCGCTTTACCTTACCATTAAATTAGATTATATCGGAAAAACAAAACCTGACGGAACTGTTATCGAAAATTCTTCAGACTTAGTATTTTACCTAATTAATGAAGCTGGAGTTGCATTAGTGCCGTTTTCAGCTTTCGGAGAAGAAAAATCTGAGCCTTGGTTCCGTGCTTCTGTTGGAGGACTGCCTATCGAAGAAATTTCAGGTATGATGCCTAAATTGGAGAATGCTTTAAACAAATTAAAGTAA
- a CDS encoding MmcQ/YjbR family DNA-binding protein: protein MDANEILDYCLAKKGVTETFPFDNETLVMKVGTKMFLLMGLERQPLGINVKTDPEWSAELREQYPQITGAFHMNKTHWNSVSVDGLKRDLIFKLIDQSYELVFNSLTKKAREEIVNS from the coding sequence ATGGATGCCAACGAAATATTAGACTATTGCCTAGCAAAAAAAGGAGTTACTGAAACATTTCCTTTTGATAATGAAACACTTGTAATGAAAGTAGGAACAAAAATGTTCTTATTAATGGGGCTCGAAAGACAGCCGTTAGGAATTAATGTAAAAACAGATCCTGAATGGAGCGCAGAACTTCGCGAGCAGTATCCGCAAATTACAGGAGCATTCCATATGAATAAAACCCACTGGAATTCAGTTTCCGTAGATGGATTAAAAAGAGATTTGATCTTTAAATTGATCGATCAATCTTATGAATTGGTATTTAATTCATTAACGAAAAAAGCAAGAGAAGAAATTGTAAATAGTTAA
- the kdsB gene encoding 3-deoxy-manno-octulosonate cytidylyltransferase has protein sequence MRIIAVIPARYEASRFPGKLMQILGEKTVITTTYKNVVETGLFDEVFVATDSEIIFNEIENNGGKAVITGQHETGSDRIAEAVQNIDCDIVINVQGDEPFLKLEPLKQLIEVFREDENQEISLASLKIQLTEKEEIENPNNVKVITDNSGFALYFSRSVIPFHREISYDVSYFKHIGVYAFRKHALLQFSKLEMKPLEISEKIECIRYLEYGMKIKMIETNFVGVGIDTPEDLEKARKIISE, from the coding sequence ATGAGAATAATCGCTGTCATTCCCGCACGTTACGAAGCAAGCCGTTTTCCGGGAAAATTAATGCAGATTTTGGGCGAAAAAACTGTAATTACGACTACCTACAAAAATGTTGTTGAAACAGGTTTGTTCGACGAAGTTTTTGTTGCTACCGATTCTGAAATTATTTTTAATGAAATTGAAAATAACGGCGGAAAAGCTGTCATAACCGGACAACATGAAACAGGAAGCGATAGAATTGCAGAAGCTGTACAAAATATTGATTGTGATATTGTTATCAATGTTCAGGGTGACGAACCATTTCTTAAATTAGAACCTTTAAAACAATTAATTGAAGTTTTTAGAGAAGATGAAAATCAGGAAATTTCTTTAGCTTCATTAAAAATACAACTGACTGAAAAAGAAGAAATCGAGAATCCAAATAACGTAAAAGTTATTACGGATAACAGTGGTTTTGCCTTGTATTTTAGTCGTTCTGTAATTCCTTTTCATAGAGAAATTTCTTATGATGTAAGTTATTTTAAACATATCGGAGTGTATGCTTTCAGAAAACATGCTTTACTTCAGTTTTCAAAATTAGAAATGAAGCCGTTGGAAATATCAGAAAAGATAGAATGCATTCGTTATTTAGAATATGGCATGAAAATCAAGATGATAGAGACAAATTTTGTCGGAGTTGGAATCGATACACCGGAAGATTTAGAAAAAGCCAGAAAAATAATATCAGAATAA
- a CDS encoding glycosyltransferase family 2 protein, with protein sequence MNLSIVIPLLNEEDSLEELFSRIDNVCTSNNLSYEIWFVDDGSTDLSWSIIENLRVQHPQIHGIKFSKNYGKSQALHAAFERTNGDVIITMDADLQDFPEEIPELYNMVINDNYDIVSGWKKKRFDNVMTKNVPSKLFNAAARKVSGVELHDFNCGLKAYKKQVVKTIDVYGDMHRYIPVLAANAGFRRITEKEVQHQARPYGTSKFGTERFIRGFLDLVTLWFVSRFGGRPMHFFGAVGTIMFILGFLSAVWLGVSKLIDVARGIYGHLITNNPWFFIALTMMIMGTLLFIAGFLGEMIIRTNREHKNYNIDEVI encoded by the coding sequence ATGAATCTATCTATAGTTATTCCGTTATTAAATGAAGAAGACTCTCTGGAAGAGCTTTTTTCGAGGATTGATAATGTTTGTACAAGCAATAATTTATCATATGAAATATGGTTTGTAGATGACGGAAGTACAGATTTGTCGTGGAGTATTATTGAAAACTTAAGAGTTCAGCATCCTCAAATTCACGGGATCAAGTTTTCCAAAAATTACGGAAAATCTCAGGCGCTTCACGCCGCTTTTGAAAGAACAAACGGAGATGTGATCATCACAATGGATGCTGATTTACAGGATTTTCCAGAAGAAATTCCGGAATTATACAACATGGTAATCAATGATAATTACGACATCGTTTCCGGCTGGAAAAAGAAGCGTTTTGACAATGTAATGACGAAAAATGTTCCGTCAAAATTATTCAATGCAGCCGCAAGAAAAGTTTCGGGAGTTGAACTTCACGATTTCAATTGCGGATTGAAAGCTTACAAAAAACAGGTGGTAAAAACGATCGATGTGTATGGAGATATGCATCGTTATATTCCTGTTTTGGCTGCCAATGCAGGTTTCAGAAGAATTACTGAAAAAGAAGTTCAGCATCAGGCAAGACCTTACGGAACTTCAAAATTCGGTACCGAAAGATTTATCCGTGGCTTTTTAGACTTGGTAACTCTTTGGTTTGTAAGTCGTTTCGGAGGTAGACCAATGCATTTCTTTGGAGCGGTAGGAACGATTATGTTCATTTTAGGTTTTCTTTCTGCCGTCTGGTTGGGTGTTTCAAAATTAATTGATGTTGCAAGAGGAATTTATGGTCATTTGATTACCAATAATCCGTGGTTTTTCATTGCTTTAACGATGATGATTATGGGAACTCTACTTTTTATTGCAGGCTTTTTAGGTGAAATGATCATTAGAACAAATAGAGAACATAAAAATTATAATATTGACGAGGTTATTTAG
- a CDS encoding NAD(P)H-binding protein, translating to MKALVIGATGATGKDLVNQLLNDKDFEEVNVFVRKPIDIQNNKLKVHVVDFEKPNDWKDSVKGDVAFSCLGTTLKNAGSKEAQRKVDFDYQYEFAKAAKENDVDDYVLVSAYGANSKSKIFYSKMKGELEEAVKQLHFNKITIFKPGMLERKDSERTGEVLGSRIIKFANKLGLLDSQKPLPTDILAKAMINSSKIKSNGYSSIKLGNIFCFAEKSNE from the coding sequence ATGAAAGCTTTGGTAATCGGCGCTACAGGTGCTACAGGGAAAGATTTGGTCAATCAATTACTTAACGATAAAGATTTTGAAGAAGTAAATGTTTTTGTGAGAAAACCTATTGATATTCAAAACAATAAATTAAAAGTTCATGTTGTTGATTTCGAAAAACCTAATGACTGGAAAGATTCTGTAAAAGGTGATGTTGCTTTTTCATGTCTTGGAACTACCTTAAAAAATGCAGGAAGTAAAGAGGCTCAAAGAAAAGTTGATTTCGATTATCAATATGAATTTGCAAAAGCAGCAAAAGAAAATGATGTTGATGATTACGTTTTAGTTTCCGCTTATGGAGCCAATTCTAAGTCTAAAATTTTCTATTCTAAAATGAAAGGTGAATTGGAAGAAGCTGTAAAACAGTTACATTTCAATAAAATTACAATTTTCAAACCCGGAATGCTGGAAAGAAAAGATTCTGAAAGAACCGGTGAAGTTCTGGGAAGCAGAATTATAAAATTTGCGAATAAATTAGGACTTTTGGATAGTCAAAAACCACTTCCGACAGATATTTTAGCCAAAGCGATGATCAATTCTTCTAAAATAAAAAGTAATGGTTATTCGAGTATTAAGCTGGGGAATATTTTTTGTTTTGCGGAGAAAAGTAACGAGTAA
- a CDS encoding DUF3667 domain-containing protein, producing MNKKSCLNCGHSISDEFCPHCGQKSDTARITPRSLIKGDILGSIWHVEARFFRTLKHVLFGPGRMAMDYISGKRIKYYNLFSLLLILFGFNVLALHFYLDLNPDEIPEDSSTIIDFFSKYSKTILFVLIPILALNAWFIFKRIKLNLAEHVIIASVSLSGILALLLLDDVISIIGIYDPLSKIINILDKILVYSLLLFPAFTYFNAFKNSYSKSGLLWRLLVFYILLGIEICAIVLLLFKILN from the coding sequence ATGAATAAGAAAAGTTGTTTAAACTGCGGTCATTCGATTTCCGATGAGTTTTGTCCTCATTGCGGACAAAAATCCGACACAGCAAGAATAACTCCACGTTCTCTTATTAAAGGCGATATTTTAGGATCGATCTGGCATGTTGAAGCAAGGTTTTTCCGGACGCTAAAACATGTTTTGTTTGGTCCCGGAAGAATGGCAATGGATTATATTTCGGGCAAAAGAATTAAATATTATAATTTATTTTCTTTGTTGCTTATCTTATTTGGATTCAATGTTTTAGCGTTGCATTTTTATTTAGATTTAAATCCTGATGAAATTCCTGAGGACAGCTCAACTATTATTGATTTTTTCTCCAAATATTCTAAAACAATTTTATTTGTACTTATACCAATCCTTGCCCTGAACGCATGGTTTATTTTTAAACGTATTAAGCTTAATCTTGCAGAGCATGTCATTATTGCATCAGTCAGCCTTTCAGGAATTCTGGCGCTCTTGTTATTAGACGATGTGATCAGTATCATAGGAATTTACGATCCGTTGTCAAAGATTATCAATATATTAGATAAAATTCTAGTGTATAGTTTGCTTTTATTTCCTGCTTTTACCTATTTTAATGCTTTTAAGAATTCGTATTCAAAATCAGGTTTATTATGGAGGTTATTGGTTTTTTATATCTTATTAGGAATCGAAATTTGTGCGATAGTTTTACTTTTATTTAAAATACTTAATTAA